A region of the Acidobacteriota bacterium genome:
GATGATGTCCACCTTCTGTTCGGTGGGTCCGGCCAGGTCGCCGAGGCGACCGGAGTGCACTTCCTCCAGTACCAGTTCCCGTAACCTGCGGAGCTGATGCAAACGCTGCTCGAGGCGAAACGCGCGCAGCAGCCGCTCGATCAGGGTAGGCTTGACCTGGTCCTCTTCGGCGGCGCGGGAGAGGAGGTCGAAACGGGCACTGGTGTAGGCTTCCGAGCGTGCCACCGCGGCGGCCAGATCGTAGTTGGATCGCGAGTTGGTGATGCCCCGGCCGAGGATGCCCCCCGACTCGTCGAGAATCACAGCCTTGGTGGTGGTGGAGCCCAGGTCGATGCCGATCACGCACTTCATGCCGTCATCCCCGCCCGCCTGGCGTCGATCATTTGCAGGTAACTCTCGAGGCGGTTCTTGATGTTGGCGGCGGAGAAGTAACGCGGATCCACCAGGTCCGACTCGATGAAGGCCCCTGGTATCCCGGTGCGTTTCTCCACTTCCCGCAACATCATCAGCTGCCCCGCGGAAAAAGAGTTGCAGGATTTGACCGAATTGATCACGAAACCATCGGCCCCGTACTCTTCGAGATAGTCGCACATCATGTCGATCCGGCCGGGCAGGTTGATGTTGGTGTAGCAACCGGCGCAGTAGTCGGCCTGGGTGCCCAGCGGATCGTCCGGGTCGTGGCGGAAACCAAAATCATAGGTGCCTCCCACCTTGGTGTAGGTCGAGGCCACCACCACGGCCCCCTCCTCCGCGAACATCCGCCAGAACTCGCGGAAGCTGGTCCAGTTGGGGGGACCCTCGACCACCAGCCGGTACTTTTCGTGCTCGAGGGGGCCGTCCGGGGTCACCGGTCCGAGACCCGCCGCCGTCCGCGCCTCCACTTCCGCGCGCAGAGCCTTGTAGTACTCGACCCCTTCGGGGGTGCCGCGGAAGGCGCTGAAGATCGGTCCCACGTAGTAGACGGCGCCGAAGTAGGCGTCGATGGGACTGGGGCGATTCTTGGCCGCCTGCAGCACGGCCACCAGGTCTTCCTCGGCCCGGGCCGCATGGACCAGGTGCTCGCGCAACCGGTCCTCGTCGTACTTGCGGCCGGTGACCTTCTCGAGGGCCGGAATGACGCTCTCCTCGAGCTGCCGGGTCATGTACTCGCGATGTTCCGGTTCGATCTTCCCGTCACCCTGGTAGGGCACGTGGAAGAACACCGTTGGGCAGTCGTACTCCTCCCGCAGCAACTCGAACCATTTCATGAAGGTGTAACAACCCGTGTAAGAGAGCAGCAGCAGGTCCGGCTTGGGCAGGCGGGTGCCGGTAGGGCCGATGTTCCCGGCCTTGATCATGCCGATGTCGCACTTGACGTAGGTGCAGACGTCTTCGGAGTGGCCCGCCCGCTCCGCCTCCGCGATGAAGTCTCCGCTGCGCCGACGCATCCCCGACTGCAGGGCGTTGATCTCCGGAAGCAGGGGCAGGGCGCCGAAAGAACGCACCAGCTCGGTGAGGTTGCCGGGAACGAAGGTGTAGACCACCGGCTCGCCGGTTTCGGGGGCCTGCTCGAGGCGTTTGTAGTGTTCGGCGATCATCTGCTTCTGCAGCAGCATCGAGCGATCCTTGCTCGCGCCGTCGGCTGTCTTCCTGTCGCTCACTCCACACCTCCCCAGAGCTTGATCGAATCGGAAAAGGTCCCCGCCTGCTCGCGGAACTGCTGGAACTGGCCGCTGTTCTCGGCGTACTTGAAGGCAATGCAGGGGATGCCGGCCTGCTCGGCCCCCGCGCGAAGCATCGGCCGGTCCAGCAAGGCCGGGTCGCAGAAACTCGGAGCGGCGAAAATGATCCCATCGGCCCCCGCGGCTTCGACTTTTTCCTTCATCAGGCGGCGCTTGCCCTGCGGGTCCGGCTCATAGACCACCGAGGAACGCACCGCCGAGCGCGTGAAGGCGGCCGCCAGGGCCGTCAGGGGATCGCCCTCGAGACTGACATCGTCTTCGATGAAACGATTGCCGAGCAGGAAATCGTCCTCGACGATGTAGCAGCCGGCCCGCTCGATGGTCTTGATCAGGCCCAGGGGCGGCTGCTCGCAGAAAGCTCCCACCACCACCACCCGGCTGTTGTCCCGCCGGCGGCCCGGGTTGTCTCGGGCCAGGCGCAGGTAGGCGGCGGCCTTCTCGATGAACTGCTCCACCGGGATCACCTCACCGGCCCGCATCAAAACGTAGAGTTCCTCGGTGGGGACCGACCAGGGAGCGCGGCGCCGCTGTTCGAAGAGTTCGGCGATCACGCGCCGGGCCTTGTTGTAAAGGGCGATCGACGCCCGCAGGGCATCGTCACCGGGCATGCCACCGGTCAGCTCGCCGAGGTCCCGGGCGAGCTGCTGGAGTTCCCGGCGCCAGAAGGCGATGGCCAGGTCCGGCTCGGCCACCTGGGGCACGTCGATGTAACGCACGTATTGCCCGGGGTAGAGCAATTTCCACATGCCCGACAGGTTGCGGATCACGTCGCAGGTGGAGGGGAAGAGGGTCGCCGCGAGCATGTCCAGCCGACCGGACTGCCCGAGTTCGATCACCGACCGGGGCAGGTGGCAGATGTAGGACTGGTAGAAGGCGTCCCCGCGGATGATCTCCAGCCGATCACCGCCCCCGTGGATGCCCACCGGAAGCATCCCGCAGGCATGGATGATCTCCCGCGGCACGTAAACCGGCAGATAACCCACGGCCTTGCGTCCGGGCTCGGCTTCGAGCCAGCGGCGCGCGGCACCGAATTCCAGGTCCTCATAGATCCCGGTCGCCCAATCCACGATGCTCGCACGGTCCACGGGTCCTCCTTCCCGGCGACGACGCCGCCAAGAGACGAACGAACGTTCGATAGATTACGCGGACAGGCCCCGGAGTCAAGAGGGTCGGCACCCTCGGCCCCCGGGTCATCGCGACAAGTCAGGCGAAAGCGGGACTCACCCCTGGAGGGGCACGGGGGACTCACTGTCGCCCAGCAGATCGGCGATGGTGGTCTTGCGGAAGGACTCCTCCGCGCTGGCCATGGCCGCGTCGAGGCGCCGGTGGAGGCTGCAGAGGTGTTCCCGGTGGGCGGGGATGCCCAGCGGGCAGGAACGGATGCGCTTGAGAGGATCCACCGCGTCCAGCACGTCGAGAACGGTGATCTCTGTCAGCGGCCGAGAGAGCGTAAAGCCCCCCGAGGGCCCCCGTTGGCCTGATACAAGCCCCGCTTTTGCAAGCCCTTGCAACACCTTGGCCAGGTAACCCGCGGGAACCTGGGTGCGGAGCGCAATCTCCTGGGTCGTCAGGGGGCCGGCCGGGTCCCCGGCCAGGCAGACAACCGCCCGAAGAGCGTACTCGGCGGTCTGGGAAATCATCGGAGGGAGCCCTCCTCGGCAATTCCGGACAAGTTTATCCCTTTGTGTTGACTCAAGTCAATAGAAGACCTTGACGTCCAGAATAGCCGCAGTATCGTCCTGGTGAAGGATAAAAAGACCTTCATATCCTGAATTCAGACGGTTCTTCGATACAGGAGGAACGGGCCGTGAGTTACCGCAAGTATTTCTGGGCCTTCGGGCTCGTGATCGTCCTCTCGTTCGCCGTACTCGGCGGTTTCGGCTTCGAGATCTACCAGAAGGCACCGCCCCGTCCCCGGCAAATCGTCAACCAGAGCGGTGAAGTGCTCTTCACCCACCAGGACCTGCTCGACGGCCAGAACGTCTGGCAGTCCATGGGCGGTCAACAGGTGGGATCGATCTGGGGCCATGGCGCCTACGTCGCCCCGGACTGGAGTGCGGACTGGCTCCACCGGGAAGCCACGACCCTGCTCGACCTCCTGGCTCGACAGCGCTACGGCCGGGCCTACGACGCCCTGGACCTTGGGGAACAGGCGGCGGTCAGGGCCGAGACGCAGGCTGAAATGCGGCACAACGGTTATGACCCGGACCGAGACGTCCTGGTGATTTCCGATCTTCGCGCCCGGGCGGTCGCCGCGGTCGCATCCCACTACGACGCCCTGTTCTCGGACGACGCTTCGCTGGCCGAACTCCGCGAAGCCTACGCCATTCCCCCCGGCGCGGTCCCCGACCCCGAGCGCCGCCACAAGCTCACGGCCTTCTTCTTCTGGGCGAGCTGGACCTGTGCCGCCGAGCGCCCCGGCGCGGCCGTCAGCTACACCAACAACTGGCCCGCCGAACCCCTGGTGGGCAATCAGCCCAGCGCCTCCATCGTGGGCTGGTCGCTGATCAGCATCCTCGTGCTGATTCTCGGCATCGGCGCGCTGGCCTGGCACTTCGCCCGGAAAGGCGGCGAGGAAGAGAACACCGACGCTCCCACGAAGGATCCCTTCCTCGGCCTGCAGCCGACGCCCTCGATGAAGGCCACGTACAAATACTTCTGGACCGTGGGCCTGCTGGCCGTGGTGCAGGTGGTGCTCGGCATCATCGCCGCCCACTACGGCGTGGAAGGTGACGGCTTCTACGGCATCGATATCCAGTCCTTCCTGCCCTACTCGGTGGTGCGCACCTGGCACACCCAGGCCGGGATCTTCTGGATCGCCACCGCCTGGCTGGCCACCGGCCTGTTCATCGCGCCGGCCATCGGTGGTCGCGAACCCAAGGGTCAGCGTTTCCTGGTCAACTTCCTCTACGTCTGCATCCTGACCATCGTGGGCGGCTCCATGCTGGGCGAGTGGCTCGGCATCCACCAGAAGCTGGGCTATGCCACGAACTTCTGGTTCGGCCACCAGGGCTACGAGTACGTCGACCTGGGGCGCTTCTGGCAGCTGTTCCTCTTCGTCGGACTGCTGATCTGGTTCGGCCTGGTGGTCCGGGCCCTGGCGCCGGCCTTCCGCGAGAAGGAAGGTCGGCCGCTGCTGGGCCTGTTCACCATCGCCGCCGGCGCCATCGGCCTGTTTTACGGCGCGGGGCTGATGTGGGGTCAGCACACGCACCTCTCCATCGCCGAGTACTGGCGCTGGTGGGTGGTCCACCTGTGGGTCGAGGGATTCTTCGAGGTCTTCGCCACCGTGGCCATCGCCTTCCTCTTCTCCCGCATGGGCCTGATCCGTGCCCGCACCGCGACGGCGGCCGCGTTCTTCACCAGCACGATCTACCTCACCGGCGGGATCATCGGCACCATGCATCACCTCTATTTCGCCGGCACACCCACCGCGGTGATGGCCCTGGGCGCGACCTTCTCGGCCCTCGAGATCGTCCCGCTGGTCTTCGTCGGCTTCGAGGCGATGGGCAACCTGCGCCTGTCGACGAGCCGGCCGTGGGTCACTCACTACCGCTGGCCGATCTACTTCTTCGTCGCGGTTTCCTTCTGGAACCTGGTGGGTGCGGGAGTCTTCGGCTTCCTGATCAACCCGCCCATCGCCCTCTACTACGTGCAGGGCCTGAACACCACCCCGGTCCACGGGCACTCCGCCCTCTTCGGCGTCTACGGCATGCTGGGCTTTGGCTTGCTGCTGTTCAGCCTGCGGGCGATGACCATCCGCTACGTGTGGAAGGAAAAGCTGCTGTCCATCGCCTTCTGGTCGCTGAACATCGGGCTGGCGGCGATGGTGCTGCTGAGCCTGTTGCCCATCGGCCTGCTCCAGACCTGGGCCAGCATTTCCCACGGCATGTGGATGGCCCGCAGCGCCGAGTTCATGCAGACCGGCCTGATGGACAACCTGCGCTGGATGCGGGTGTTCGGGGACGTGATCTTTTCGGTGGGCATCGTGGCCATGGCCTGGTTCATCACCGGCATCGCCACCGGCCACAGCTTCGCCGGCGAGTTGGCGGCCAAGAGTGACGCCCCCGGCACAGCCGACGCTTCCAGCCGCGCCTGAGCGTCACGACCGACGAACCCCGAGGGGAGCGGGCCCGGCCCGCTCCCCTTTTTTCGCGGCCGCCGAAGATCGACTTAAGTGTTGGATCCCGAACACCTTACCTAAAACCGGGGGCGATTCCGCAGAAACCGGCGTTCCATGCCGGTGGAGAAGTGTATTACGCGACGAGATTAACAAGCTATTAATTTTCTCTGCGCCTTGTGTATTCCCGGTCCTCAGGGGATCTTGTGGCCATGTTCACGAAAGCAAGAGGCAACCACGTCCGTCGCGCGGCGCGCATGCTCGCCGCCGTCACGGCCTGTGCCCTGATGCTGTCCGTACCGCTGGCCGACAAGATCCGCGGTTCCAAGCACGACTTTTCCAGCGAATCCTGGAACCCGGGGGGCGAGATTTGCCGGATCTGCCACATTCCCCACGACCATGGCCGCGACACGGGCCGGATCGGCCTGCTCTGGAACCATCAGCTTTCCGAGGCCACCTACCAGCTCTACTCCAGCAACTTGCTGGAGAACACCCCGGAGCAGCCCCGCGCAGCTTCCAAGCAGTGCCTGTGCTGTCACGACGGCACCGTCGCCGTCGACGCCTTCGACGGCGACACGGGGTCCCATTTCATGGAAGGCGGCGCCCTGATCGGCACCGATCTCCGCGCCACGCACCCGATCAGCATCGCCTGGAGTCACGAACCGGGCCTGAACTGCAGCAACTGCCACAACACCCACAGCGGCAAGATGTTCGATTCGCCCCTCCCCTTTTTCGACGGGCGGGTCGAGTGCCCAAGCTGCCACGAGCCCCACAACGACATCCCCCTCAACACTCAAACCGGCGACCGCTTCATGCTCCGCAAGTCGATGCTCAAGTCCGAACTCTGCTTCCACTGCCACAACAAGTAGCCGTGACTCGACCCGGTGCCCTCCGGGGCGCCCCCCTTTTCGCCGAGGGACCACCCGTCGCCTCGCGACTCGGGACTGGCGCGGGAGCGGCGAAGAGAGGCCTCTCCGCCGCTCCCGGCCTTCAAGCACCCTTCAAGGACAGCGTTCCTGCGTCAACTGAAAATCGCCCGGCACGACCCTTGTCGCAACATGGGTGTTGCCCGCGCAGTCGCTGACTTCCACCATGATCACCGGAGAGTGCCACTCGCGTACGCCGCAGCGCCT
Encoded here:
- a CDS encoding Rrf2 family transcriptional regulator, with the translated sequence MISQTAEYALRAVVCLAGDPAGPLTTQEIALRTQVPAGYLAKVLQGLAKAGLVSGQRGPSGGFTLSRPLTEITVLDVLDAVDPLKRIRSCPLGIPAHREHLCSLHRRLDAAMASAEESFRKTTIADLLGDSESPVPLQG
- a CDS encoding cytochrome C — translated: MFTKARGNHVRRAARMLAAVTACALMLSVPLADKIRGSKHDFSSESWNPGGEICRICHIPHDHGRDTGRIGLLWNHQLSEATYQLYSSNLLENTPEQPRAASKQCLCCHDGTVAVDAFDGDTGSHFMEGGALIGTDLRATHPISIAWSHEPGLNCSNCHNTHSGKMFDSPLPFFDGRVECPSCHEPHNDIPLNTQTGDRFMLRKSMLKSELCFHCHNK
- the bcrC gene encoding benzoyl-CoA reductase subunit C, which produces MDRASIVDWATGIYEDLEFGAARRWLEAEPGRKAVGYLPVYVPREIIHACGMLPVGIHGGGDRLEIIRGDAFYQSYICHLPRSVIELGQSGRLDMLAATLFPSTCDVIRNLSGMWKLLYPGQYVRYIDVPQVAEPDLAIAFWRRELQQLARDLGELTGGMPGDDALRASIALYNKARRVIAELFEQRRRAPWSVPTEELYVLMRAGEVIPVEQFIEKAAAYLRLARDNPGRRRDNSRVVVVGAFCEQPPLGLIKTIERAGCYIVEDDFLLGNRFIEDDVSLEGDPLTALAAAFTRSAVRSSVVYEPDPQGKRRLMKEKVEAAGADGIIFAAPSFCDPALLDRPMLRAGAEQAGIPCIAFKYAENSGQFQQFREQAGTFSDSIKLWGGVE
- a CDS encoding nitric-oxide reductase large subunit, translating into MSYRKYFWAFGLVIVLSFAVLGGFGFEIYQKAPPRPRQIVNQSGEVLFTHQDLLDGQNVWQSMGGQQVGSIWGHGAYVAPDWSADWLHREATTLLDLLARQRYGRAYDALDLGEQAAVRAETQAEMRHNGYDPDRDVLVISDLRARAVAAVASHYDALFSDDASLAELREAYAIPPGAVPDPERRHKLTAFFFWASWTCAAERPGAAVSYTNNWPAEPLVGNQPSASIVGWSLISILVLILGIGALAWHFARKGGEEENTDAPTKDPFLGLQPTPSMKATYKYFWTVGLLAVVQVVLGIIAAHYGVEGDGFYGIDIQSFLPYSVVRTWHTQAGIFWIATAWLATGLFIAPAIGGREPKGQRFLVNFLYVCILTIVGGSMLGEWLGIHQKLGYATNFWFGHQGYEYVDLGRFWQLFLFVGLLIWFGLVVRALAPAFREKEGRPLLGLFTIAAGAIGLFYGAGLMWGQHTHLSIAEYWRWWVVHLWVEGFFEVFATVAIAFLFSRMGLIRARTATAAAFFTSTIYLTGGIIGTMHHLYFAGTPTAVMALGATFSALEIVPLVFVGFEAMGNLRLSTSRPWVTHYRWPIYFFVAVSFWNLVGAGVFGFLINPPIALYYVQGLNTTPVHGHSALFGVYGMLGFGLLLFSLRAMTIRYVWKEKLLSIAFWSLNIGLAAMVLLSLLPIGLLQTWASISHGMWMARSAEFMQTGLMDNLRWMRVFGDVIFSVGIVAMAWFITGIATGHSFAGELAAKSDAPGTADASSRA
- the bcrB gene encoding benzoyl-CoA reductase subunit B — encoded protein: MSDRKTADGASKDRSMLLQKQMIAEHYKRLEQAPETGEPVVYTFVPGNLTELVRSFGALPLLPEINALQSGMRRRSGDFIAEAERAGHSEDVCTYVKCDIGMIKAGNIGPTGTRLPKPDLLLLSYTGCYTFMKWFELLREEYDCPTVFFHVPYQGDGKIEPEHREYMTRQLEESVIPALEKVTGRKYDEDRLREHLVHAARAEEDLVAVLQAAKNRPSPIDAYFGAVYYVGPIFSAFRGTPEGVEYYKALRAEVEARTAAGLGPVTPDGPLEHEKYRLVVEGPPNWTSFREFWRMFAEEGAVVVASTYTKVGGTYDFGFRHDPDDPLGTQADYCAGCYTNINLPGRIDMMCDYLEEYGADGFVINSVKSCNSFSAGQLMMLREVEKRTGIPGAFIESDLVDPRYFSAANIKNRLESYLQMIDARRAGMTA